The genomic stretch TTGAGTTATTATTTAACTTATAATACTTTAGATCCAAATTTAATTAATTCTAGAGCATTATTAGTTACTGACTCACCTTCTTACTCATATTCTACAATTGAAGATTTCTTGCTTTTGGCTTTATCTAATGCTAAAAATTCAATTAAAATTGCTACACCTTATTTTACCTTAACTAGCTCTTTAGAAAAATTACTAATTGTTGCTTTAAAGACTGGTGTACAAATTACAATTTATTTCCCTGGATTAGCTGATAAAAGATTGGTTTATAAAACAGGCTTAAACCAACTTAACCGTTATATTAAATTTGGTTTAAGAGTTAAAATTTATAAAGATCATTTTTTGCACTCAAAAATGGGTTTAATCGATGATGAAATTGCTTGGATAGGAACAAACAATTTAGATCCTCGCAGCATGTTTTCGCAATATGAAACAGTTGATATTTTACATGGCCCAATAGTTGATGAATTAAGACTTTTATTTGCTACTTATGATAAAAAGTCATTTAACTGACATAAAGTTCCAAACATAGAGCGTAAGTATAATAAAATTGAAAACTTCTTTTTTAATTGAATTAAAACTTTAATATAATTTGTGGTATAATTATAGTTGCTATTAATCAAAATAATACTTATAATATAGAAAGGTTTCGTAATATGAAAGAATTAAAATGTAAAATAATTGATCCAATTGGTTTACATGCACGTCCTGCTTCATTGGTAACAGCTGTTGCTGCTAGATTTAAATCTGAAGCAAAATTATCATATGAAGGTCGTGAAGGTAATTTAAAGTCAATTATGAACATTATGGCGCTAGGAATTAAATGTGGCGCAGAAATTAC from Mycoplasmopsis bovirhinis encodes the following:
- a CDS encoding HPr family phosphocarrier protein → MKELKCKIIDPIGLHARPASLVTAVAARFKSEAKLSYEGREGNLKSIMNIMALGIKCGAEITIKTSGEDEQEAIDAIKKALVDHQLI
- a CDS encoding phospholipase D-like domain-containing protein, translating into LSYYLTYNTLDPNLINSRALLVTDSPSYSYSTIEDFLLLALSNAKNSIKIATPYFTLTSSLEKLLIVALKTGVQITIYFPGLADKRLVYKTGLNQLNRYIKFGLRVKIYKDHFLHSKMGLIDDEIAWIGTNNLDPRSMFSQYETVDILHGPIVDELRLLFATYDKKSFNWHKVPNIERKYNKIENFFFNWIKTLI